In the Arachis ipaensis cultivar K30076 chromosome B04, Araip1.1, whole genome shotgun sequence genome, ataatatagtaattgaaacccaaattaaatccaacactaattgtatatagaaaatactatttgctcatcaattttacaaattattttcaataaaatgtccaaatccaataattaaaaataatataattaaatcctttattttctCAAAAAAGCAGTATCAatactttaaaatattaatcatttagtccaaatcatataaaatccttattatttcacaactaccaactttataatttgaatatagcaaataatccaataattgtaaaattggataataatcttaatttatttcaaattcaattaatcgaaACTTGCTTTAAAtttctttaataaagaaaattcTGAAATTAAAGTTACAGaaatactgaatttgaaattagctaatgatagtcctttttcaaaagttttgggtcttacaggGGGGACGGCGCCGGCGAAGTTTGGAGCCGCCGTCGCCGTCGCGAGCCAATGAGAGAGCTTTCTGCTTCTGCGCCGCTACTCCTTACCGCCGCATTCTTGCCGCTGCACCTTCCTGCTTCTGCTTCTTGTTTCGGCCTCTGTTTTTGCTTCGCCTTCTACTTCTTGCTTTGGCTTTGCTTCTTGCTTCGACCTCTGCTTTCTGCTTCTATTTGAGTTTCTGCTTGAGTTTCatcttttgcttcttcttcttctgggtCTGCTTCTACTTCCACTTAtaatctgattttgatttgttattttctaattttattgttgttgtgtattgatttggttgttgaatttgatattattttttctGGATTTGAATAATGTATTATTGTTGGTGTTCTTGAATCTGATTATTAGTATTTGATCGGAGTAAgggagatggtggtggtggtaaagtTGCTGGTGgtggagggtatttttgtccgtaAAAGTTAAAAAGACAATTTTAATACGAAATAAAACATTAAGgacgattctaaataaaaaattatattgggaattgtttcgattctgaccctaaacattagggaccaaaataatacttaCCCCTAAATTTAAACTATTATCATATATATACAATTATATTGAGTATGTAAGCATTTATACcgtaaaaaattttgtttgtctaTTATTGCTAATTAATTGTTATGCTTATAATACATTACTGCTAGATTTTTTTGTTGTCTAACACtcaataaagaaaaaaaacaaaacaaaaagaaaaaatattaaaattattgttTTCCCATTTTAAAATACTAAAAATGGTTAAAATATTAAACAAGATCGTTGAGAATATCTAagaattatttattataatttcttCACCTATAGAGATGTTGGTtgataacgatgatgatgatattgaggtGCTACTGAAGACAAATTAATAATATCCTCAAGCAGTCCGGTACCAATATTCTCAAGCGAGCCAACGTCATTAACACTACTACCACTGTCAGTTCTAGCATTAACACTAGTAATAGCGTTATTAGCATGATATCTTGCCCTTGCACCTGCACCTGTATCTGAAGCTACACCTTTTTGTATACCTCTGCCTCTACCAAGTATGGAACTAAGGGTGGAGTTGTTGTAGAGACCAAAAGATCTTGACGGAGGAGGGAGGATTGGTGGCAAATTATGAGTGTGCAAACCTTCATAGGTAGTTAGTGCATGGGTGGGGTCATTCAGGCACCTCTCCACTCTCTTTTTCGCATTGCAACCAATTGTAGTGCAACGATAGTAGCTCCTGCAAAAGAGGCCACACTGGTATCGTAAGAGATAAAATTATTCATAtgtctttatttaatattttaaacacCACCGCAGATTTTGTTGGGATATTATGGTATTTAGATAATCACCTTTGGAAGGGGCTTTTTTTGAGTGATTTTTCGCCATACTTACACCATTTATATCCATCTTCAAGGTTTTTAGATTCGCTTTTTGTCAAGAAAGCAAATTTCGAAAGAttatttttattccttttattattcatattcatGGTAGCTGCAATCGATGCCATCGTAGATTCTCGAAGTTTCAAcctaaaaaaacaaaaagcaaaaaataaaatattagtacAANNNNNNNNNNNNNNNNNNNNNNNNNNNNNNNNNTTGTTgtaactgttttttttttgttttttcttttttgttatttgatttttttaataaatatttgttacaacaataaataaaattagtgaaaattttcaaatagAAGACTAAATCACAAGAAGGAAAAAGTAGATCATTAAAAAAtgtaaacaagaaaaataatggTCATTTAATTGTATTATTTCTTTATTTCAGTACTATTActattatttgtttttttcttctcACCTAgttgtaatattatttttttcgtCATCTAGTTCATCGCCTCGGAGATTTACATTTCCACTGACAATAGATTTTGCTGAACGTTTAAGCCCAACTCTGTTATTGGTGttgctgttgttagcaatgaCGACATCAGAATTATTGGTTGGGATTATGGAAATGGCTGGATTTTGTGAATGTGCAACTATTCCAGACGATTCTAGAATAACTGCGTCTGGAGGCAAAGAAGGAAGAGGATGTTTTACTCGCCTTTCGACCAGCGAAGCATCTTCTTCAGCTATGCCTAACCACTCATACAAAGAAGGACCAAAGTCTCCAACATTTGTCAAACCAAAAAGTGACTTTTCGAAAAAGGTATCATTGAAAAAGTTGATATCGTTGGTGATGGTGGTGGGTATAGACAATGAAGATAGTGATGGTGATAGTTGTGGTGATAGTAAAGAAAATGATAATGTATTCATTATGTCCtcctttaaatttttttattatttttatgaattCGACCTTTCTATGATGCTACTATTTATAATAAGCAGTACATACTACTCATATTTCTAACACTTGTGTcaatcctttttttattttttttttctctgggATCGATGCCTCTTAATTAcaatttttaaatattagttaaccaaaaaaaaaacaaagagaagGGAGCTACCAAAGCAGATATACAtgaaatgaaaattttaaaaattataaNNNNNNNNNNNNNNNNNNNNNNNNNNNNNNNNNNattattttataattttttttttggttattgtAATAACAGTGATGATGTATGTTCTTAAGTCATCAAAAATTGAAATATCGCAAGAAAATATTAGGTACTAGTTTTTTAAGCCAATAAATAGTTAATAACttttttaatctatttttatAATATCTctcatcatttttttaatttgttggttGATTATTAGTTTagaaaaataactttttagtaaAATTGATTGTTAGATAATTAATTTTTCAGCCAATAATCCATcaataaaatagttaataaataaagattaaaaGAGATGCTTCATGTATATTATAAAATTAGtcacaaaattaattattattcgtgtatatttatatatttttcggttaaataattaattattctaataattaaatttatcataataaaataattaaatttataatagaaaaatagttaatttatttatataggaGTATAATAAATTTNNNNNNNNNNNNNNNNNNNNNNNNNNNNNNNNNNNNNNNNNNNNNNNNNNNNNNTAATTCTTTTTATATCAGTTAACTGATTTTTGTGTAAGTATAATATGATTAAATTTTATAAGATAATAAAGTAATAAATATTCATTATTCTTATATTAATGGCTTTTATTGTAATAAGTGGGTGTCATCAAATTATTCAAAGGTGATTATCACTTCGGTTGACCACTTTTTAATAAATCTTCTCTCTTGATAGTAtgcttaaaaattaatttaattttcagaTACTATTCAATTTGTTCTATGAATTTACACACAAAtttaatttagtctttaaaattttaattatttctatttactCTCTAAATTACGTAAACATGATTTACGTTAGTTCTTGGGATAATTTCTGACAAATAGATGTTAATGGAACATTGACGTAGACAAACATATGCCATgctgaatttttgaaaatgatgttattttggttttggtgcTCAAATAGCCTAAAAGCGTAGTTCTTCTTTCCTCCCAAAGCAAGTGACATGACATTGTTTTTGGGTTATTTGAGCGTCAAAAACAAAACaaagttatttttaaaaaattagtgtGGCATCCGACTGCTATGTCCAGATAAACACTCTGTTAACGCTTGTTTGTTGAAAATTGTCCCAGAGACTAACATAAGTCATGTTTGCAGAGTTTGAGAACTAAATAAAGGAATTAAAATTTCAGAGACTAAACTGAAACCTCGCGTGCAAATTCAGAAACCAAATTGAATATTATCTCTTTAAATTTGATTGACAACAGCATAATTTATAGAGTTAATATTCAATTTGGTCCCTGGACTTGTATGCGAGTCTAAATTTAGTCCCTGAAGTTTCAATTGCCTATATTTAGCCCCCAAACTTTGCGAACGTGACTTACATTAGCCCCTGGGATAATTTTTCAAGAACAAACATTAATAGAACACTGACATGGACAATCAGATGCCATGCTGGAACCTGTAAAATGATGCAATTTTGATTTTGGCACTCAAATGACCCAAAAACGTCATATCACTTGCTTTTGGaggaaaatttttaataaagacCACCTATGAGTTTTTTGGACTATTTGACTGacaaaaccaaaacaacattggtttacaaagtTCAGTATGACATCCAGCTGTCAACGTCAGCATTCCGTTAAAGTCCGTGCGTCAAAAATTATTTCAGGAACTAATATGAATCACGTTTACAAAGTTTGGGTGAAATAGAAGTAATTCAAACTTTAAGAATTAAATTAAGACTCGTGTACAAATTCAAGGatcaaattgagtattatctcgAAGAATTAAAATGACAAATTTTTTAGATGATGTAAAAAGTGACAAACTACTATCATATTTGACAAATAATTTGTATATTTGATCAAAACTTttttatcaaatatttaaatAACTATTTAAAAGGTGCAtgcaaaggtttttttttttaaataaaatttcccATAACACAttttttcatgtttatttttCAAGATGCATTTTTTTTTTCGCAGCAACAAGTTTGACTAACACATCGGCGTACTTGTGCAttcactactagaaaattagttattacagacggatatttccaacggattttatcccactgaaatacagacagaatttcagagggatttttttgtcggaaaacaaaaaaaatatattagcataaattacagacggaaaagaaaatccgtctataattctgtcgaaaaaattaattttttttccgttGAATAGttatagacggattttccgtctgtaattaagtAGATAAAACacgcattttattaaattattacagacggaaaattcatctgtaatttaaaattttctgtcTGAAAATTTTAATTTAGACCTAACCTATACCCTCTTCTCTCTCCGTGGCAGCCCCCATTCAAACTGTGTTTCGAGCTCCATTCATAGATCAAACACgagcttcttcctctctcccTGGCACGAGTTACTTTTCTCTCGGTGGCTGCTACTTCTGCTTCCTGCTACTTCTGCTTTTCCGCCGTGGCCGTTGGCCCTGCCGCCGCTTGCTTGCATCGCACAATCTCTCTGTCACCCTTTGCGCCCTACGAGATCCCCGCCGCCGCTCTCTCGTCGGAGCTCTCTCTGCCGACGCTCTCATCGCATCTGCTCCCTCTGGCACCTCTCCCATCTAATCTCAACTCGCTCTCTCAGTTCTTCTTGTAACCATCTCAAATTTCAGGTATATAAATCCTGATTTTGTGATTCTGTTCTTTGTGATAAACCTTAGGGCTCAATTTTTCTGTGCCAGTTTTAGGTTTATCATACTCTACTTTTGTGCTTCGTTTGAATCTGCGGATTTACTctgattttgatgaattttttctGCAATCGAAGCTTTCGTTTGAATCATTTGCTTGGACAAATGTTGAATCTGTTCTGTTCTGCTTTGTTCAAGTAATTTGTAATTCAATTTGAGCTATTTGTTTGATAATTATTTACAACTTTCATTGTTTGATAATCATTTGCTTGTTATTCAGTGTTACAGCTCAAGATCTTGTTGACACTATGCTTCTAAATTTTCTTCTAAATTTCTGATATCTTCACTCTTAACGATGGATCTGTAACGCCTCTACTCAAGGTTAGGGTTTCATGTCTCTAATTATATGCTAATTATGAGATTATGTTGATAGTAATTGAGATTGTGAATGTTGCAGAGCATGACAGTGCATAATATGTATGTTGGAGAGGGTTCAGACTTccaatataatatataaaagggTGGCTTAGCAGTGGGGTTCTCTTGGTGACTTGACTACGTCTGTTACATCGATTCGATTCGATTGATACAGAAGGAATACTTAGGATCTGCTAGAACTGGCGATGGATCTGTTAGACGAGATCAAGTTGGTGGGGTCAAAATACTCAGGTTAATATTTCAATTGCATAACCCTTATAGAGTTCTATTTTATGTATCAGAATTGTTATTCTGGTAAATAAGGTTTAGTTCAATATTTAATCTGTATTGGTTTCTGTGTTGTTGGCTTATGTATTTTGCAGCTTGTTCATCAGGGTTCACTGAATTATATTAGTTTCCAGGTAAAGCTGGCCCTCCTTGTCTCTCCCAAGTCTTGAAGACATACTTAATCAATTTTTAACCCTTTAATTCTTATCTTCTGTGAGCTCTGAAGCAATGGTAAAAGGATTGGAGGAGTTAGTAATCAATTTTTAACCCTTTAATCTGAGAAGGCTCAAAGTGAGTTGGAGCATAGTCCAATCTTCTCATTCAGAACCAGAGAGTTGGAGCATAGTCCAATCACTAGTCTTCCACTACTACAGTACTATCGAGAGTGCGTTTGAGCCTACAAGCTTCTAACTAATATTTTTCTCTTCATGGAACAGTTGGTTGAATCTATTTTAAGCAAGGTTGTAGAAGAGTTCGAGCATCAGATTGCAAGCAGAGGAGGTGAACAGTTACAACCAAAAATAACTTCAAGAGATCCTGTTTCTCAAAGCAATGGGTCTTCAAGAGGTGAACAGTTACAACAAAAAATTTCTTGAATGTAAGTAGAATTGTCCAATGAACATGACAGCATAGCAAAGAAATAGGAAAGTGCTGTTGATTCCTTTTATTGTTGATCTTTTTCTAGTCATATTCTAGCACTTGTTCTGTTTGGTTTATTTTCTTGAGAGTAAAAACTAAAACGAGGTTCAGGGCCACCTAATTAGAAGATAAGAGGTGAATTTAATACATTAACAGATGTAATACATTCggttttttttaaagataatataaaaaaattatttttactgtGGCATGTAATTGGATGTATTTGtaaattaaattcttttaaaCATTAGCCtgaaaagaaaatgtgcaagttTCATTGAACCTTGAAAAGGGATCGAGATGGGGGGAGGGGCGGCGGGGGGCACCCGATTTCTTCTACAAGGAAGCTCAGCGCCTTGGCTATGTTGCTCGCTCTGCCTTCAAGGTTCTCGAAacttctgtttcttcttcttcttctaactaactaactaactttgaGTTAACAGCTGGTACAGATACAAAAGCAGCACAAGCTCATCAAGGCTGGCTCATTCGTACTGGACCTCGGCTGTGCTCCGGGTGCTTGGCTCTCCACAGGTACCCTCTCTTACTTGAAACTtaccaaataaaagaaaatgcaTTGACTTTGTTGTGGCAAAATGCTGAACAAACATTTTATGGAATTAGGGTTCCGAATTTTTGGTGGTGGTTTTGCTCAATAATCACCATTCCTAAATGTAATATAATCAAGTTTTGGTTGTTGACTTTTCAGCAAAAAGGGTTTTCTGTTATACTTTCGGACATGTGCCCTTTGGTTTCTGGAATCACAACTAAAGATGCAGCTTTGTCAGTGGAGCTAGGGATGCGAGCATTGGATTTGGCTGTTGGCAGAAGAGCTGCATTTTCAGTTTATGCTGACGGTGATGATAATCAGGAAGGTGAGCAAAGCCATGATGATCCGTCCACTTTGGCGGAAACTGGAGTGTTGCAAGTTGGTGGGAACCTTCTTATAAAGCTTTTGGAGAGCGAAGATGCAAAAGGTGGTGTGGTTCATTTATTGTTCCAAATTGCTGATTTTTGAAAACAGGATAGTTAATGTATCTTGAGTTAACTAGGTcttgtatataaattcttgcaggaaaTTTGTTGCTTGCTAAGAGAAGCTTATTTTCAATGCATTTGTACTCATAATTTGGGTTAACTTGGTAGAACTGCTGTTTtgtgtttttgtttattttttgtacCTCCTCGCAGCATTATCTATTCATAGACTGGTGTAACTTTTAAAACTCTTATTCTAGTTCACTTTCCCTCGTAACATGCATCATCTAACAAGTTGGATATTTACTGTGGTTTCTTATTTTGTGATTGCAGAACAATCTTCATGAACTCTGGGCCCTTCTCAATTTTCTTCTGCCTGAAATTTTCAGCTCTGCTGAAACTTTTGATGAATGGTTCCAAATATCAGGTAAAATGATCTAAATATACTTTACTATTTACTTGTAAATACATATTttaacatataaaaattaattttaacaaaatgcTTAAATATAATGTCTATGTCATTATTATTACTCTTATTTGAATATAAATTTTCACTTATGAGTTACCAAAATAATTTAGTTAACTATGAcgctgaaaaaaaaaaagataagactCCTCAATCCTTTTCCCGCCTTTGAGAAAAGATTAAGAATCTCACTATAAAAACATTTGGAACGATGTGTCACGGTTAGATAAAAGAGTGAGTAAAACAAGGAAGGATAGTTAAATGATGATAATGAATTCTAAAACTTAGTAATATGGATGAGATTCCAAGTCaccagttttgaataagataagagataaacaaaaacttaaaaaggAATATGATAGATATAGCTGAGATAAAAAAGGTGTTTATTGCAATTGTTTATAACTTTTCCACATGCTTCAATTATTATATGTATAAATGTTTCTATGATCATAGTGATGCTTATTTTAATCTTGATTCTATTTGGTTGATTTTAGATTTCTGCAAGGACCTGAAACTGATCGAGCTACAGTTAAAAAAATTAGAGAGGCCATTGACAACCAAATAGAAATTACTGTGCAGCTCATTAATTATCAAAGAGTGGTAACAATTAATATAAgcttctttaattcttgcaattctctTTATTTTACATTGGATAATTGTTGGTATGTATCTATGTTAATCATGTAAAACAAACTGCTGAAAATGTTGATGATGCTGTTAGAGAACTTCCAGATGCTAATatggtaattaattatatttatttggccactcttgttattattgtgtTTCTCTGCCTCCCTTATCAGCTTATACATTGGCATATATAATGCCCTTGTTTATCAGCTTATACCAATTTCAGGGAAGTTGAAAGGCTTTCCAAAATCCTTTTTATATATACAAAAAGGTATTTATTGCAATTGTTTCCTTGGTTGCAAACTAATAGTGCTATATGATCAATGAATAAACAAATGATTTGATTATACATACAGTGATAACTATGCAGAATCCACTTTTTAGGACAGCTTTCTGATGAATGGTTATGTTCTAAATACTGGCCGTGCAGCTCAAGGAATGCCTCTAAACAGCTGGATTTGTGAGTTTTAGTTACTTATTATGCTGTCTTCCACAGAATTTTGGTAGTGTTTTTCAATATTATACATTTTCAATATTCAATTCATGTCTAAAATTTGATTTGTTTTGTCTCCAGACCAAGTGAATGTTAACAACACATTCAAGTCAGGAAGTGATGCAGTTTTAAGTGCTTAATAGGTGAGTTCATATATGTGCCACGTTAAGAAatagtagtaataataataatctacATAAGAATAACAATTAACTCTTAGAGCTAACTGGAAATTACTTGAATGAGACACAGGCTTTGGCCTATGATTGGTCCCTTGTGAGATGAAGGATAttggcatcatcatcatcatcaaaactcaAATGTTGATTCGTTGAATTGTTTATTGGTTTCAATATTCTATCATCCATCCATCCACCGATCATATATCCAGACACAAGGCATAGTTTTCACTTTATGACAAGCTTTGGAGATTTCATCACAATGTGTGCCAGCACAATATGGGCTTGCTTTGGGGCTTCTTTGTTTAGCAAAAGATTTCATGAACCTGGGAGCATTTAAGTGGGGGGTTTCTTTATTAGAGGTTTGTTTTATAGAAATTGTTTGGATGTTGTGGCATTCGTTTTTAAGTTCAAATAAAATCTTCAATTTCAATAACTTTTAGTAACCGTTGAAGTGACTGCAGGAAGCGTCTGAGGTTGCAAGAGCAAGTGCTTATTCTGTTAGGAATGTCTCATGTAGGAAAACGCTGCCAACACTACCACCGATGCAACTGTCTCATTTAGAGGAAGAACCTATGCAGTTCCAGCATGATCTGTTTAGCTTGGCTTGGCTTGGCATGGCAAATATACACGCCAAGAGATTTTTTATTCCATAAGATTTGACTACATActcttttaattaaatatttatttgtgatgaattatagttgatgtatcaacacACTTTGATGTATAGTTGTTACTTAATATTATAGTTAATGTATtaatacactttgtttatgttttgaattatattaatTTACTTGTTTATAGTACtattcttttagtttgataatacgatgaatttgttttttttgaaatattataaatattcgaatacaaagtagataaaaaaattgtatttattaaatttatatttattttgtatgaaaacaggtttatttttgtaatagaaaaattaaaaaaaaaattttaccttACCGACGGATTTATAGATGAATTTTCTGTCGGTAATCAGAGTGCAGATGATTTTCtaaagttcaaattacagacggaaaatctgtcgaaaaatccgtctgtaattacagacggaaactccgtctgaaaatccgtctgtaattacagacgaaaactccgtctgaaaatccgtctgtaattacagacggaaaatccgtcagaaaatccgtctgtaattacagacggaaaatccgtcggaaagtacGTCGCCTTCGAAAAAATGGATGCAGAATTTACAaagggaaaatccgtcggtaattggtaaaaatccgtctgtaattttccgacggaaaaaaaatccgtcggtaaataatttccgacggggcttttacagagggacaaaatccgtcggtaatttcgtcggtaaccaaaaatccgtctgtaataaagactaaatccgtctgtaaatctgtctgtattaatcaattttctagttgtgattTGTGCTGAAGTTCAC is a window encoding:
- the LOC107636875 gene encoding probable WRKY transcription factor 12 translates to MNTLSFSLLSPQLSPSLSSLSIPTTITNDINFFNDTFFEKSLFGLTNVGDFGPSLYEWLGIAEEDASLVERRVKHPLPSLPPDAVILESSGIVAHSQNPAISIIPTNNSDVVIANNSNTNNRVGLKRSAKSIVSGNVNLRGDELDDEKNNITTRLKLRESTMASIAATMNMNNKRNKNNLSKFAFLTKSESKNLEDGYKWCKYGEKSLKKSPFQRSYYRCTTIGCNAKKRVERCLNDPTHALTTYEGLHTHNLPPILPPPSRSFGLYNNSTLSSILGRGRGIQKGVASDTGAGARARYHANNAITSVNARTDSGSSVNDVGSLENIGTGLLEDIINLSSVAPQYHHHRYQPTSL
- the LOC107636873 gene encoding uncharacterized protein LOC107636873, which translates into the protein MGGGAAGGTRFLLQGSSAPWLCCSLCLQAGTDTKAAQAHQGWLIRTGPRLCSGCLALHRVPNFWWWFCSIITIPKCNIIKFSVILSDMCPLVSGITTKDAALSVELGMRALDLAVGRRAAFSVYADGDDNQEGEQSHDDPSTLAETGVLQVGGNLLIKLLESEDAKGNLLLAKRSLFSMHLYS